The Musa acuminata AAA Group cultivar baxijiao chromosome BXJ2-2, Cavendish_Baxijiao_AAA, whole genome shotgun sequence genome has a segment encoding these proteins:
- the LOC103975345 gene encoding nucleosome assembly protein 1;1 isoform X2 → MSNDKQQESLNLAALSEEDRAGLVNALKDKLQSLAGKHADVLETLSPVVRKRVEVLRDIQSQHDELEAKFSEERAALEAKYQKLYEPLYTKRYDIVNGVVEVEGLKYESSDEIPAEDRTTEEKGVPGFWLTAMKTNEVLTEEIQERDEEALKYLKDIKWCRIDDPKGFKLEFFFDTNPYFKNAVLSKTYHMIDEDEPILEKAIGTEIEWLPGKCLTQKILKKKPKKGSKNAKPITKTEDCESFFNFFNPPQVPDDDADIDEDTAEQLQSQMEADYDIGSTIRDKIIPHAVSWFTGEAVEDDDELEIEDEEDGEDEDEDDEDDGEEDDEEDEDEDEDEEERGKSKKKSSIGQKKSRGDQGDRPAECKQQ, encoded by the exons ATGAGCAACGACAAGCAGCAAGAGAGCCTCAATCTCGCTG CTTTGAGCGAGGAGGATAGAGCCGGTCTCGTCAATGCTCTAAAG GACAAGCTCCAGAGCCTCGCGGGGAAGCATGCGGATGTTTTGGAGACGCTCAGCCCGGTGGTCAGGAAGCGTGTTGAGGTTTTGAGGGACATCCAG AGCCAACACGATGAGCTTGAGGCAAAGTTTTCTGAGGAGAGGGCCGCACTTGAAGCTAAATATCAGAAGCTTTATGAGCCATTATATACGAAG AGATATGACATTGTGAATGGTGTTGTTGAAGTTGAAGGCCTTAAATATGAATCTTCAGATGAAATCCCTGCCGAGGATAGGACTACTGAAG AAAAAGGTGTGCCAGGCTTTTGGCTCACTGCGATGAAAACAAATGAAGTGCTAACCGAGGAG ATTCAAGAGCGTGATGAGGAAGCTCTCAAGTATCTGAAGGATATAAAGTGGTGCAGAATTGATGATCCTAAGGGTTttaaacttgaattttttttcgaTACTAACCCTTACTTCAAGAATGCTGTTCTTTCAAAAACGTACCACATGATTGATGAAGATGAACCAATCTTAGAAAAAGCAATTGG AACGGAAATTGAATGGCTTCCAGGGAAGTGTTTGACCCAGAAGATTCTTAAGAAGAAGCCAAAGAAGGGTTCAAAGAATGCCAAGCCCATAACAAAAACTGAAGATTGTGAGAGTTTTTTCAACTTCTTTAATCCACCACAGGTTCCAGATGATGATGCAGATATTGATGAAGATACT GCTGAGCAGTTGCAGAGTCAAATGGAAGCTGATTATGATATTGG GTCCACGATCAGAGATAAGATAATTCCCCATGCAGTTTCATGGTTCACGGGGGAGGCtgttgaagatgatgatgaactagaaatagagGATGAGGAGGATGGTGAAGATGAGGACGAAGATGATGAAGATGATGGAGAGGAAGATGATgaagaggatgaggatgaggatgaggatgaaGAAGAGAGAGGCAAGTCCAAGAAAAAG TCATCTATAGGGCAGAAG AAGAGTCGAGGGGATCAAGGTGATCGTCCTGCAGAGTGCAAACAACAATAG
- the LOC103975345 gene encoding nucleosome assembly protein 1;2 isoform X1 yields the protein MSNDKQQESLNLAGLASALSEEDRAGLVNALKDKLQSLAGKHADVLETLSPVVRKRVEVLRDIQSQHDELEAKFSEERAALEAKYQKLYEPLYTKRYDIVNGVVEVEGLKYESSDEIPAEDRTTEEKGVPGFWLTAMKTNEVLTEEIQERDEEALKYLKDIKWCRIDDPKGFKLEFFFDTNPYFKNAVLSKTYHMIDEDEPILEKAIGTEIEWLPGKCLTQKILKKKPKKGSKNAKPITKTEDCESFFNFFNPPQVPDDDADIDEDTAEQLQSQMEADYDIGSTIRDKIIPHAVSWFTGEAVEDDDELEIEDEEDGEDEDEDDEDDGEEDDEEDEDEDEDEEERGKSKKKSSIGQKKSRGDQGDRPAECKQQ from the exons ATGAGCAACGACAAGCAGCAAGAGAGCCTCAATCTCGCTGGTCTCGCTTCCG CTTTGAGCGAGGAGGATAGAGCCGGTCTCGTCAATGCTCTAAAG GACAAGCTCCAGAGCCTCGCGGGGAAGCATGCGGATGTTTTGGAGACGCTCAGCCCGGTGGTCAGGAAGCGTGTTGAGGTTTTGAGGGACATCCAG AGCCAACACGATGAGCTTGAGGCAAAGTTTTCTGAGGAGAGGGCCGCACTTGAAGCTAAATATCAGAAGCTTTATGAGCCATTATATACGAAG AGATATGACATTGTGAATGGTGTTGTTGAAGTTGAAGGCCTTAAATATGAATCTTCAGATGAAATCCCTGCCGAGGATAGGACTACTGAAG AAAAAGGTGTGCCAGGCTTTTGGCTCACTGCGATGAAAACAAATGAAGTGCTAACCGAGGAG ATTCAAGAGCGTGATGAGGAAGCTCTCAAGTATCTGAAGGATATAAAGTGGTGCAGAATTGATGATCCTAAGGGTTttaaacttgaattttttttcgaTACTAACCCTTACTTCAAGAATGCTGTTCTTTCAAAAACGTACCACATGATTGATGAAGATGAACCAATCTTAGAAAAAGCAATTGG AACGGAAATTGAATGGCTTCCAGGGAAGTGTTTGACCCAGAAGATTCTTAAGAAGAAGCCAAAGAAGGGTTCAAAGAATGCCAAGCCCATAACAAAAACTGAAGATTGTGAGAGTTTTTTCAACTTCTTTAATCCACCACAGGTTCCAGATGATGATGCAGATATTGATGAAGATACT GCTGAGCAGTTGCAGAGTCAAATGGAAGCTGATTATGATATTGG GTCCACGATCAGAGATAAGATAATTCCCCATGCAGTTTCATGGTTCACGGGGGAGGCtgttgaagatgatgatgaactagaaatagagGATGAGGAGGATGGTGAAGATGAGGACGAAGATGATGAAGATGATGGAGAGGAAGATGATgaagaggatgaggatgaggatgaggatgaaGAAGAGAGAGGCAAGTCCAAGAAAAAG TCATCTATAGGGCAGAAG AAGAGTCGAGGGGATCAAGGTGATCGTCCTGCAGAGTGCAAACAACAATAG